A genomic region of Zea mays cultivar B73 chromosome 6, Zm-B73-REFERENCE-NAM-5.0, whole genome shotgun sequence contains the following coding sequences:
- the LOC111589526 gene encoding uncharacterized protein, with product MQSWAVTRDEPIRFTGRDRGCSPGSPGRRSTPEWHEVSHRPSTMAREGDGACAQRTGTTGGVPGLRLKRGAELAAGRHAQRMRRGRDDQERGAGGRAHWRSRARALSGELQYRGTTSWKRERTRGEAGGQIRPLPGEHADEAWWRSTGRGSRKKRHGRAER from the coding sequence ATGCAGAGCTGGGCTGTCACGCGTGATGAGCCTATTCGCTTTACTGGCCGCGACCGGGGCTGCAGCCCAGGCAGCCCCGGTCGTAGATCCACCCCTGAGTGGCACGAAGTGAGTCATCGGCCGAGCACAATGGCTAGAGAAGGCGATGGCGCGTGCGCACAGAGGACAGGCACgacgggaggagtaccaggtctacGGTTGAAGCGAGGAGCCGAGCTGGCGGCTGGGAGACACGCCCAGCGCATGCGCAGGGGAAGGGATGACCAAGAGAGGGGTGCTGGCGGTAGGGCGCATTGGAGAAGCCGAGCAAGGGCACTGTCCGGCGAACTCCAGTACAGAGGCACAACGAGCTGGAAGCGAGAGCGTACTAGAGGGGAAGCAGGAGGCCAGATCCGACCGCTGCCAGGAGAGCATGCCGACGAGGCTTGGTGGAGGAGCACCGGGCGTGGCTCAAGGAAGAAGAGGCACGGTCGAGCAGAGAGATAG